TCGCCCGCAAGGGGTTCGGTCCCCGGGTGCGCCAGCTCCATGGCCGCATCGGTGTCGCCCACCACCAGGCCGAGGGCATGTCCTTCTCCCGGTCGCTGCTGGCGGGCCAGGCCAATCCGTGCCAGCTGGCGGCCCTGATCCGTGCCCTCGCGCCCGCCTACGACCTGATCGAAGCCCAGGGCCCCCTGCTCGCTGCCGCCCTGGGGGCCGAGGGCTTCCCCTGGGCCGACCTGGCCCGCAGCCAGGCCCTGCACCAGGACATCGCCAGGCTGGCCGTTGTCCCGGCCACGCCCGCTTCCGCGGCGGCCGGGATCTGGCTGGAGCACCTGCAGCGTCTGACCCAGCAGGCCCCGCATCGGTTCATGGCCCATGTCTATGTGCGCTACGGCGGCGATCTCTCCGGTGGCCAGCAGCTGGCCGAGCAGGCCCAGGCCATCCTCGCCAGCCAGGGCCTGCCGCCCCTGCAGTTCTGGCAGTTCCAGCGCCCCATCCCTGAGCTGAAGCAGGAGCTGCATGACGCCATCGAACGGATGGAGCTCAGCGAGGACGAGGAGCAGGAGCTGCTGGAGGAATCCGTGGTCGCCTTCCACGACACCCAGCGATTGCTGGCGGAGCTGGGGGACCTCGCCGCCTAGCGCCCCGGCCTACCCGCCTCCACCACGACCACGCCCCAACCCCCTCCCCACACCATGACCCCAGCGGCCACCGTTTCAGCGCCCGGCGCCTCCACCATTGATCTGCTGCTCAAGCACGACCGGCCCGTCCCCCGCTACACGAGCTATCCCACGGCCGCGGCCTTTCACGGCGGCGTCACGGCGGCCGACCTCGAGATCCAGCTGGCCCGCCCCACGGACGAACCGCTGTCGCTCTATGTGCATGTGCCCTTCTGCCGCAACGCCTGCTGGTTCTGTGGCTGCAACCGCGTCACCACCGGCGCCGGTTCGAAGGTGGTGGGTCCCTACCTGGAGGCCCTGGCGGCTGAACTGGAGCTGATCTCCCGCCGCTCCACCCAGCGGCGGCGCCTGGCCCAGCTGCACTGGGGCGGCGGCACCCCCAACTATCTGACGATCCCCGAGCGCGAAAGCCTCTGGCGGTTGATCGAGCGTCACTTCGATCTGGAAGACGACCTGGAGGCCTCCATCGAGGTCAACCCGGAGGTGCTCAGCCGGGAGGATGTGCTCGCGCTGCGCCGCCTGGGCTTTTCCCGGATCAGCTTCGGCATCCAGGATGCCGATCCCCTGGTGCAGCGGGCGGTGAACCGGGTGGTGCCGGTGGACCAGCTGCGCCGGGCCATGGCCTGGATGCGGGAGGCGGGCTTCGCCAGCGTCAACGTGGATCTGATCTGCGGTCTGCCGCTCCAGACGCCGGAGCGCTTCGACGCCACCCTGGCCCTGGTGCAGGACCTGCGCCCTGATCGGGTGTCTCTGTTCTCCTTCGCCTACCTCCCCGACCAGCTGCCCCTGCAGCGCAAGATCGCGCCGGAGGATCTGCCCTCCCAGCGGCAGCGGCTGCAGATGCTGGAGAGTGCCGCCTCCCGGCTGGGTGGGTGCGGCTACGACGCCATCGGCATGGATCACTACGCCCTCTCCGGCGACAGCCTGGCCGTCGCGGCCCGGCAGGGGCGCCTGCACCGCAACTTCCAGGGCTACACCACCGGTGGGGAGCTGGAGCTGCTGGGGGTGGGGCCCACGGCCATCAGCCAGTTTCCCGGGCTGTTCAGCCAGAACCAGCGGGATCTGAAGGCCTACGCCGCCAGCATCGCCGCCGGCCAGCTGCCGGTGGAGCGGGGGCTGGTGGTGTGCGATCCGGAGGTGCTGGAGCGGCGTGAACTGATCCGGGAAGTGATGTGCCATTTCCAGGTGGCGATCGATCCGGAGCGCTACGCCGCCGAATGGGCCGCCCTCGGGGACCTGGCCGGCGACGGGCTGGTGCGACTCAGCCAGGTCGATGGCCTGGGCCTGGTGGAGGTCACCGCCTCGGGCCGCTGGCTGATCCGCACCGTGGCGGCCGTGTTCGATCCCTCCCAGCGCCGGGCGGCCTCCGGCTCGCGGCTGATCTGAGCGGCCTCAGCCCTCCAGGACGCAGTTGATCTTCAGTTCGAAGGGCACGGCGCTGGCGGGCAGTCGCAGCAGCTCGGCGGTGAGGGCGGCCAGGTCCTCGGGCTGGGTCATGGCGTCGGCGGAAACTGCCGTCACCTGGGAGGCCATGCTCGTGTTCACCCAGCCCGGGCAGATCGCCGTCACGCGGATCCCGGCGTTCCAGCCCTCGTTGCGCATGGACTGGCAGAGGGCCATCAGGGCGAACTTGCTGCAGGGATAGGCCGCCAGGGGCCCCTTCACCCGCTGGCCGCTCATCGACACCAGGGTGATCACGCGGCCGTCGCCGCTGGCCACCAGTGCCGGCCAGGCGGCCCGGCTGAGCCACCAGGGTCCCATCAGATTGACGTGCCAAAGAGCCTCGATTTCCGCTTCCTGGCCGGCCTCAAACAGCAGGCCCACCCGGGAGAACACCCCGGCGCAGTGGACCAGCCCGTCGATGGCACCGAACTGGGCCAGGGTCGCTGCCACCCAGTTGCTGGCCTGGCTGGGGTCGCGGGCGTCGTAGGTCTGCAGCAGCACCTGTTCGGGGCTGAGGCGGGCGGCCTCCAGCAGCGGGCCTTCCGGAAGCCTGGCGGGATCCCGCACCCCCAGGCTGAGCCGATGGCCGTCGGCCAGGGCCCTCTCGGCGATGGCGCGGCCGATGCCCCGGCTGGCGCCGCTGATCAGCAGGGTGCGGGGCTGGGTCATGGCCGGCAGGTGTGGGGCAAGGGAGGGACAAAAAAAGGAGCTGACCGCCGTGGTCAGCTCCTGGTGATGGTCTCCTGAGCCGCAGGGAACCTGGGGTCAGAGCGTGGCTTCGCCGGACTCTCCGGTGCGGATCCGGATCACGGTTTCCACGGAGGTGACGAAAAGCTTGCCGTCGCCGATTTCGCCGGTGTGGGCTGCCTCGGTGATGGCGGCGATGGCCGCATCCAACTTGGCTGAAGTCACGACGATCTCGATCCTGGCTTTGGGCAGGAACTCGACCGTGAACTCGGTGCCTCGGTAGCGTTCGACCTGGCCTTTCTGGCGGCCGAATCCACGGGAGTCGGTGACCGTCATGCCGATGATGTCGAGGGCGACAAGGGCTGTCTTGATGGCGTCCACCTTGGAGGGGCGGACCATGGCAGTGATCATTTTCATGGAAGGTTTGGTCGTCAGTTGGTCATTGGATCGTACGCCTCTTCCCCGTGAGCCACGAAGTCAAGACCGCGCTCTTCCTCTTCGATGCTGACGCCCATGGGCATCAAGGCACCGAGAATCCAAAGAATGATAGCTGTGCCCAGAGCAACAAAACCATAAGTGAGGATAACGGCTTTGAGCTGGGCGATGAACAGGCCGAAGTGGCCTGAGTCCTCAAGGATCTTGGCGCAGAGGGGGAAATAATCCCCGGGCACCAGCGCCTTGTAAGCCAGGATCCCCGTGAGCAGGGCGCCCACCGTGCCTCCCACGCCATGCAGCATGAACGTGTCGAGTGAATCGTCGAACTGGATGGTGGCTTTCACCCGCACGGCGATGAAACAGGCCACGGCCGTGAGGATGCCGATCAGGATGGATGCCTCCATTTAGAGAAAACCCGCTGCCGGGGTGATGCCCACCAGGCCGGCGACGGCACCGGTGGAGGCGATGCGGACCACGGTGCCGCCGGCGAAATCGACGGCTCCGATCGCACCGAAGGGTCCGATGAATCCACCCCCCCAGACCATCTTGGCCATGGGGGCATAGATCAGCAGGCTCCAGATCAGGCAGAACCAGAACCAGGCCTTGAAGCTGACGCGTTCCACCAGGGCCCCGGAAATCAGGGCCGGGGTGATGATCGCGAACATGCCCTGGAACAGGGCAAACGATGTGGCGCTGATCGGGAACCCAGCGGCCAGGGGCTGGTCGCCCAGTTCACCGCCGACGCCATGCAGGAACATGGATCCCAGGCCACCGATGAAGGGGTTGCCGAAGCCCGAATCAAAGGACAGGCTGTAGCCGATCACCACCCAGAGAACCCCGATGAGCCCGATCAGGAAGAAGCTCATCATCATGCCGTTCAACACGTTCTTGGAACGGGTGAAACCGCCGTAGAAAAAGGCCAGGCCCGGCGTCATCAGGAGCACCATGGCCGAACCCACCAGCATCAGCAGGGTGTCGGCTCCATCCGTGGGGGCCAGGGCCAGGGCGGCGTTGGCGGCTCCGGCGATCAACGGCAGAAGGCCGGCCCCAAGCGCGAGCAGAAAAAAGGCGAGGCGACGCAGCTGAGGATCCTGGCGGCGTTCCAGAAACATTTGGCGGAAGCGATCAAGGGTCCTGGTTACGGACCAAGCATCACCGCAAGGTGAACCGTCCATTGTGAGGGGAAGAATCCTTCCTCATTGGCCACCTTTCACCCTCTGTGTCTAGGGAGCAAGCCTCTGTAGCAACAACAACAAACATCCGGTCCGACGAGCAAACGGTCACAAAAAAAGCCGGGAGTGCTTCCCGGCTCCGTGTTTGGCGAAGGGAGGGGCCGGACTCAGGCGACGGCGGCGGCGGCGCGGTCGAAGTAGGTGCCCACTTCCGACATCAGGGCGGCGCAGTCCCCCTGGGTGATGCCGTTGCGATCACTGGCGATGGCGATGGCGGCGTCCTTCATCTTGCGGATGCCTTCGGCCACCGAAGCTCCGGGGACGCCGAGGGCTAGGTAGGTCTCACGCAGGCCGTTGAGGCAGCGGTCCTCGAGGACAGAGGCATCACCGGTGAAGATCGCGTAGGTGATGTAACGCAGAACGATCTCCATGTCGCGCAGGCAGGCGGCCATGCGGCGATGGGTGTAGGCGTTGCCCCCGGGGGCGATCAGGGCGGGCTGCTGGTCGAACAGATCGCGGGCGGCGTTGGTGACGATCTTCGAGGCGTTGGAGGTGATGCGGTTGACGGTGTCCATCCGCTTGTTGCTCTCGGCCACCATGGCTGCCAGGGCGTCGATCTGGCCGGGGCTGAGGAACTCGCCGCGGGCGTCGGCCTGGGCAACGAGCTTGGTGAAGGCGTCGAACATGGGGTGTCGCTGGTGGCGCGGGTTCCCAAACTTTAGGTTCGTCGTCCTTGGTGGTGCGAGGGCCGCCTCTGGTTTTTGGCCATGGGGGGATGCCTAGGCTGAAGAGACCATTTGTCCCTGCCATGGCCGGCTCCATCTCCGTGCCATTCGAGCCCATGGACTGGGCAGAGCTGGCCGCGGAGGCGGCGCCCACCCTCGCCACCCCAGCCTTTCGGGATCCGGCGACAGGGCCCACCAGTCCCCAGGCCCTGTGGCGTCTGTTCGGCCGTCCGGAAGGGGAGGTCCGGGTGACGCTCTACCGGGACCACCACGCCTGGTGCCCGTACTGCCAGAAGGTCTGGCTGTGGCTGGAGGAGCAGCGGATTCCTTATCGGATCCGAAAGGTGACGATGTTCTGCTACGGGCAGAAGGAACCCTGGTACACCGACCTGGTACGGGGCGGCATGTTGCCGGCCCTTGAGCTGGACGGTCGGCTGATCACCGAGAGCGACCGCATTCTGGAAGCCCTTGAGGCGAGTTTCGGTCCGCTTGGGCAGGGAATGAACGCCCAGCAGGTGCTTCCCCTGCGCCAGTTGGAGCGTCAGTTGTTCCGGGCCTGGTGCCAGTGGCTCTGCGTCCCGAGCCGCGGGGCCCGGGAGGAGGCGCGGGGCCAGCAGGGTTTCGATCGCTTCGCCGAACGCTTCGCCAGCGCCCTCAACGCCGGCCCCGGACCGTTTCTGCTGGGGGAGCTGGGCACGGTGGACCTGATCTTCGTGCCCTACCTCGAGCGCATGAACGCCAGCCTGGCTTACTACAAGGGGTACCTGCTGCGGGAGCGCTACCCGGCCATCGATCGCTGGTTCCATGCCCTCGAGCAGCGTTCCACCTATCTGGGCACCCAGAGCGACTTCCACACCCACGCCCACGACCTACCCCCCCAGATGGGGGGCTGTTACGCCAGCGGTCTGCCGCAGCAGCAGGCCATGGCGCAGCGCATCGATGCCGGCCCCTGGCCGCTGGTGGCCCCACCCGGCTCCGATCCCGAAACCAGCCAGAGCGAGCCGGCAGATGCGGCCGGCGTGGCCCTGGCCAGGGTGCTGCGGCACCGGGACACCCTGCTGGCACGCAATCCCCTCGGCCGTGACGGGCTGGATCGGCCCTTGCGCTGCGCGCTCACCCTCCTGATCACCGGAAGCGAGTGCCCGCCGCCGGCGGGATCGGCCAAGGGGCTGCGCTACCTGCGCGATCGCATCAGCGTGCCGAGGGACATGCCACTGCACGCCGCCCGTCGGCTGCGCCGCTCCTTTGAGGCCACCGCCCGCCTGGATCCGGCCAACGCCACCGCCCAGGGGGAGCCGATTCCGGTGCAGCATCGCCGCGACCAGGATCCGTCTCCATTCCTGGCCGGTGCGAACCGCTCCGCAGGTGCGGCCCCTTAGCGTTAGCTCCATCGCTGCAGGTGGCCATGGCCCATCCTTCGTGGCCCAGGCCCCCGGGGGGGAGTGCCGCCCTCCTGCCGCTGGCGGCGCTCTTGTTGCTGCTCGGCAGCGCGGCGCCCGGCGCCCGAGCCCTGGAGCTGGGCGGCCGCACCGCGTTCGTGCGGGCCCCCTGGAAGGTGACCCTCACCAGCTACACCACCAACGTGGGCCAATCCCCGGCGGAGTACTTTTTCACCCTCAGCCTCGATGAGCTGGCGGGTGCCTCCCTCGGCGGGCTGACCATCCAGCAGACCAGGGGTGCCGACTGGCAGTTCCCCTTCGCCGTCGAGCGGACCCGGGCCTTCCTGGGGGCCCCCCGTCGCGAGGGCCGCCAGATCCCCGTGCTGGCCAGCTTCGAACCGGCCGCTAGGCGCTTCACCCTGCAATTCCCTGAGCCCGTTCCCCCCGGGGCGACCGTCACCGTGTCGCTGCGGCCCTGGTTCAACCCCGTCCAGGCCGACACCTATCTGTTTCAGGTCACGGCGATTCCAGCCGGACCGGGCCCAGTGGCAAGCCCGGTGGGGGTGGGTACCCTGCGCATCTACCAACCCAACGACTGGTGAGCTGAGCGGGGGTCAGAATGGTCACACTTCGACGGCGTCAGTGATGCAGGCCAGCTGGAATGGAAGGGTGATCGCCAGCAGCGATGACATCGTGACGGTGGAAGGCAACGCCTACTTCCCGGCGGAGTCGCTGGATGAAGCCTGCATCAGGCCTTCCAACCACCGCTCGGTCTGCGGCTGGAAGGGGGAAGCCCACTACTACGACCTGGTGGTGGACGGCAAGGAGAATGCCAATGCCGTCTGGTACTACCCGGAGCCGAAGGAGGCCGCCAGCAACATCCGTGGCCGGGTGGCCTTCTGGAAAGGCGTGTCGGTGGCCTGAGAGCTTCAGGTGCCCGGGTAGCGCAGGGTGCGCCATTCACCGCTAACCGTGCTCACTTCCACGCCGATGCCCACCGGTCCCTGCACGGGGCCGAATTCTTCCTGCCACCAGTGCAGCGCCTCACTCCAGGCCGCATCCAGGGACTCGTAGAGGTCGTCGAGGATCGGATGGGGTTCACCCTGCTGATCCACCAGCCGGTAGGTGCGGCAGGAGGAAGAACTGCTGCGCTGACGGGTCTGAGGAAAGGAGATCGCCACGTCTTGCCTCGTATACAGGAATGGCATTCTGCCCCCTGTGACAGATCTGAACTGTCACCTTCACAACATCTTTCGGTGTTGTTCAGGCGGTTGGGCCCCCGGCGCTGTCACGGCTGGGGGGGCGTTTGCGGCCCGTGCGGTGACTGACCTGGCGGCTGCGCTCCTGATAGCGGTGCACCACCGGCAGCCTCTCCTGCTGGTAGTGCTGCAGGGCCAGCTCCGGGGTGGCGGAGCTGCCGGGGGCAAGCCAGGCGGCCAGGGCCACCGCATCCTCCAGTCCCGCCGTCATGCCCCGGGCCTGGGAAGAGCTCATCGCATGGGCGGCGTCGCCGATCAGGGCCACCCGCCCGGCAACGAACGCCGGCAGGGGGTCGATGTCGAACGACCAGTTCGCCACCACCCCTTCCGGGTCCGTGGCACGGATGATGGCGGCGGCATCGGCGGGCAGCTTGGCCAGGGCGGCAGCCGGCACCCCCTCCTCCAGCAGCCTCTGCCTGGTCTCCCGATCGTCGGGGAGCTCCTCCTCCTGGAAGAAGCCCCAGTGGGTGCGCCCGTTCCCTTCCCCATCGGGGCCCAGATCGAAGAAATTGGCGTAAATGCCCCGGCCGCGGGCATAGACGAAGAAATCCCCGCCCGCGCAGAAGGTGTCGTCGGTCACGACCCCGCGCCAGACCCGATCGCCGAGGTACTGCAGGCGCCGCTCGGGGCGGAGCAGGGCGGCCACCTTGGAAAAGACTCCGTCGGCTCCGATCAGCAGATCGCCCGTCCATGGGGGGCCTTCGGCGAACTGCGCTTCGACGCCTTCCTGGCTTTGGCTCCAGCTGACGAGGCAGCGACCGCCCTGGAAGCCAGCGGGATCGAAATGGCGCCAGAGGGCGTCCAGGATGGCGCGCCGGTGAATCAGCAGCGACGGCAACGCGTCGGCTTCCCGTTCGGCCGGGCTGGCGTCGATCAGATCACCCCTCAGGTTGCGGAAGACGAACCGCTGGACCGGATGGCCACCGGCCAGCAGATCGTCGAGCAGTCCGGGGATCGCGGCGGCGGCCACCGCCTCGACGCCACTTTTCACAAGCAGGATCCCGCAGCCTTCGGTGCGCAGCCGTGGTGAGCGTTCGAACAGGGAGACCCGATGGCCCTGGCGCTGCAGGATCAGCGAGAGCAGCAGGCCGGAACTGCCGGCCCCCACCACGGCGATGCGAAGGCCGGCGGGGGCGGAACTCATGCGCTCACGGCGGGCTCCAGGATGCTGGCATGGAGGACGTCCATCACCTCCAGGACCTTGCTGGTTTCCTCTGGATCCAGGCGCAGGGTGGTGGCGAGGTCGGCGAGAATCTTCTGCTCCTGATCCTGCAGTGGACCGTCGGAGCGCATGATCTCCGCTGCCACGGCGTAGGCCGTGTGGCGCTGGCGGTCATCGAGCACCGAGGCCGCTTCCTCCATCAGCCCGATCGATCCCTTGGCCCGCAGGCCCTGAA
Above is a window of Cyanobium sp. AMD-g DNA encoding:
- a CDS encoding biliverdin-producing heme oxygenase yields the protein MTTAIPAAISDHARPADVLARKGFGPRVRQLHGRIGVAHHQAEGMSFSRSLLAGQANPCQLAALIRALAPAYDLIEAQGPLLAAALGAEGFPWADLARSQALHQDIARLAVVPATPASAAAGIWLEHLQRLTQQAPHRFMAHVYVRYGGDLSGGQQLAEQAQAILASQGLPPLQFWQFQRPIPELKQELHDAIERMELSEDEEQELLEESVVAFHDTQRLLAELGDLAA
- the hemN gene encoding oxygen-independent coproporphyrinogen III oxidase, with product MTPAATVSAPGASTIDLLLKHDRPVPRYTSYPTAAAFHGGVTAADLEIQLARPTDEPLSLYVHVPFCRNACWFCGCNRVTTGAGSKVVGPYLEALAAELELISRRSTQRRRLAQLHWGGGTPNYLTIPERESLWRLIERHFDLEDDLEASIEVNPEVLSREDVLALRRLGFSRISFGIQDADPLVQRAVNRVVPVDQLRRAMAWMREAGFASVNVDLICGLPLQTPERFDATLALVQDLRPDRVSLFSFAYLPDQLPLQRKIAPEDLPSQRQRLQMLESAASRLGGCGYDAIGMDHYALSGDSLAVAARQGRLHRNFQGYTTGGELELLGVGPTAISQFPGLFSQNQRDLKAYAASIAAGQLPVERGLVVCDPEVLERRELIREVMCHFQVAIDPERYAAEWAALGDLAGDGLVRLSQVDGLGLVEVTASGRWLIRTVAAVFDPSQRRAASGSRLI
- a CDS encoding SDR family NAD(P)-dependent oxidoreductase; the encoded protein is MTQPRTLLISGASRGIGRAIAERALADGHRLSLGVRDPARLPEGPLLEAARLSPEQVLLQTYDARDPSQASNWVAATLAQFGAIDGLVHCAGVFSRVGLLFEAGQEAEIEALWHVNLMGPWWLSRAAWPALVASGDGRVITLVSMSGQRVKGPLAAYPCSKFALMALCQSMRNEGWNAGIRVTAICPGWVNTSMASQVTAVSADAMTQPEDLAALTAELLRLPASAVPFELKINCVLEG
- a CDS encoding P-II family nitrogen regulator: MKMITAMVRPSKVDAIKTALVALDIIGMTVTDSRGFGRQKGQVERYRGTEFTVEFLPKARIEIVVTSAKLDAAIAAITEAAHTGEIGDGKLFVTSVETVIRIRTGESGEATL
- a CDS encoding ammonium transporter, whose product is MFLERRQDPQLRRLAFFLLALGAGLLPLIAGAANAALALAPTDGADTLLMLVGSAMVLLMTPGLAFFYGGFTRSKNVLNGMMMSFFLIGLIGVLWVVIGYSLSFDSGFGNPFIGGLGSMFLHGVGGELGDQPLAAGFPISATSFALFQGMFAIITPALISGALVERVSFKAWFWFCLIWSLLIYAPMAKMVWGGGFIGPFGAIGAVDFAGGTVVRIASTGAVAGLVGITPAAGFL
- a CDS encoding phycocyanin subunit beta encodes the protein MFDAFTKLVAQADARGEFLSPGQIDALAAMVAESNKRMDTVNRITSNASKIVTNAARDLFDQQPALIAPGGNAYTHRRMAACLRDMEIVLRYITYAIFTGDASVLEDRCLNGLRETYLALGVPGASVAEGIRKMKDAAIAIASDRNGITQGDCAALMSEVGTYFDRAAAAVA
- a CDS encoding glutathione S-transferase family protein translates to MAGSISVPFEPMDWAELAAEAAPTLATPAFRDPATGPTSPQALWRLFGRPEGEVRVTLYRDHHAWCPYCQKVWLWLEEQRIPYRIRKVTMFCYGQKEPWYTDLVRGGMLPALELDGRLITESDRILEALEASFGPLGQGMNAQQVLPLRQLERQLFRAWCQWLCVPSRGAREEARGQQGFDRFAERFASALNAGPGPFLLGELGTVDLIFVPYLERMNASLAYYKGYLLRERYPAIDRWFHALEQRSTYLGTQSDFHTHAHDLPPQMGGCYASGLPQQQAMAQRIDAGPWPLVAPPGSDPETSQSEPADAAGVALARVLRHRDTLLARNPLGRDGLDRPLRCALTLLITGSECPPPAGSAKGLRYLRDRISVPRDMPLHAARRLRRSFEATARLDPANATAQGEPIPVQHRRDQDPSPFLAGANRSAGAAP
- a CDS encoding DUF2808 domain-containing protein translates to MAHPSWPRPPGGSAALLPLAALLLLLGSAAPGARALELGGRTAFVRAPWKVTLTSYTTNVGQSPAEYFFTLSLDELAGASLGGLTIQQTRGADWQFPFAVERTRAFLGAPRREGRQIPVLASFEPAARRFTLQFPEPVPPGATVTVSLRPWFNPVQADTYLFQVTAIPAGPGPVASPVGVGTLRIYQPNDW
- a CDS encoding DUF427 domain-containing protein; the protein is MQASWNGRVIASSDDIVTVEGNAYFPAESLDEACIRPSNHRSVCGWKGEAHYYDLVVDGKENANAVWYYPEPKEAASNIRGRVAFWKGVSVA
- a CDS encoding NAD(P)/FAD-dependent oxidoreductase codes for the protein MSSAPAGLRIAVVGAGSSGLLLSLILQRQGHRVSLFERSPRLRTEGCGILLVKSGVEAVAAAAIPGLLDDLLAGGHPVQRFVFRNLRGDLIDASPAEREADALPSLLIHRRAILDALWRHFDPAGFQGGRCLVSWSQSQEGVEAQFAEGPPWTGDLLIGADGVFSKVAALLRPERRLQYLGDRVWRGVVTDDTFCAGGDFFVYARGRGIYANFFDLGPDGEGNGRTHWGFFQEEELPDDRETRQRLLEEGVPAAALAKLPADAAAIIRATDPEGVVANWSFDIDPLPAFVAGRVALIGDAAHAMSSSQARGMTAGLEDAVALAAWLAPGSSATPELALQHYQQERLPVVHRYQERSRQVSHRTGRKRPPSRDSAGGPTA
- a CDS encoding tellurite resistance TerB family protein, whose protein sequence is MDAPTAFAAVALAAVSWDGALTMAGTRALRHALDYRAPFKGRSDKEMITLMDTLLQGLRAKGSIGLMEEAASVLDDRQRHTAYAVAAEIMRSDGPLQDQEQKILADLATTLRLDPEETSKVLEVMDVLHASILEPAVSA